Proteins encoded in a region of the Pseudomonas putida genome:
- a CDS encoding HlyD family efflux transporter periplasmic adaptor subunit, which translates to MLDPADLPLPPLREDLRLCEAADNRDGEPAWMIHDTVINRFYRIGWLEFECLLRWGQSPRQISAQVSRDSALNPDVEQVLELRAFLEQHHLLRPGSEQLGRLQAQSEARTWSSWRWWLHHYLFFRIPLLRPQVALQHLAKALGWLFHPLTGLSVVALSLLGIILVMQQWDSFTHAVVESFSSEGLLSFALALIVAKTLHELGHALVATRLGLRVGHMGVAFLVLWPMLYTDTGESWKLKRPRQRLAIASAGIATELSLAGLATLGWALCDDGPLRNALLYLATTSWVLSLALNASPFMRFDGYFILSDLLDFPNLHERASALARVALRRNLLGLQEAWPEPFPVGQRRLLVAFAFATWLYRLVLFLGIAVAVYLFFFKLLGIVLFMVEIAWFIALPVKRELNHWWQQRTRIPGRRKQLFYLGLGLAVLALAIPWHSQVDAVGVARAEHQLRVYTPYPARLQTLREQGPVKAGEVLAVLDEPDLDSRLRSSEATARSYQARLSGLLADPAGLSVDAATQQRLSVQNEEARAARNEIARLNLQAPFAGTWLDHDQDLRPGQWVSRQEPLGILIDPSRWQIDAYVAQDQVHHLAVGNPVLFYPEGQASALRGKVLAIGSTRASQLAHRMLSSHFGGPVPTGSQPLVPNNAMFQVLIALDEPPASLHEMRGRLKIEGQRRSVLGELGTWLASVVLRESGF; encoded by the coding sequence ATGCTCGATCCCGCCGACCTGCCATTGCCGCCGCTGCGCGAAGACCTGCGCCTGTGCGAAGCGGCCGACAACCGCGACGGCGAGCCTGCCTGGATGATCCACGACACGGTCATCAACCGCTTCTACCGCATCGGTTGGCTGGAATTCGAATGCCTGCTGCGCTGGGGCCAGTCGCCCCGCCAGATCAGCGCCCAAGTGTCACGCGACAGCGCACTGAACCCGGATGTGGAACAGGTGCTGGAGCTGCGTGCGTTTCTCGAACAACACCACTTGCTGCGCCCCGGCAGCGAGCAACTGGGCCGGCTGCAGGCGCAGAGCGAAGCGCGCACCTGGTCAAGCTGGCGCTGGTGGCTGCACCACTACCTGTTCTTTCGCATCCCGCTGCTGCGCCCGCAAGTGGCGCTGCAGCATTTGGCCAAAGCCCTGGGCTGGCTGTTCCACCCACTGACCGGCCTGTCGGTGGTCGCGCTGAGCTTGCTGGGCATCATCCTGGTGATGCAACAGTGGGACAGCTTCACCCATGCGGTGGTGGAGTCGTTCTCCAGCGAAGGGCTGTTGAGCTTCGCCCTGGCGCTGATCGTCGCCAAGACCTTGCATGAGCTGGGCCATGCATTGGTGGCCACACGCCTGGGGTTGCGGGTCGGGCACATGGGCGTGGCCTTTCTCGTGCTGTGGCCCATGCTGTACACCGATACCGGCGAAAGCTGGAAGCTCAAACGTCCCCGCCAGCGACTGGCGATCGCCTCGGCAGGCATCGCCACCGAACTGTCCCTGGCGGGCCTTGCAACCTTGGGCTGGGCGCTATGTGACGACGGCCCGCTGCGCAATGCCCTGCTGTACCTGGCGACCACCAGCTGGGTGTTGTCACTGGCGCTCAACGCCAGCCCGTTCATGCGCTTCGACGGCTATTTCATCCTCAGCGACCTGCTCGACTTTCCCAACCTGCACGAACGCGCTTCCGCGTTGGCACGGGTTGCCCTGCGGCGCAACCTATTGGGGCTGCAGGAAGCGTGGCCAGAGCCGTTCCCTGTCGGGCAACGTCGGTTGCTGGTGGCATTCGCCTTCGCCACCTGGTTGTACCGCCTGGTGCTGTTTCTGGGTATCGCCGTGGCGGTGTACCTGTTCTTCTTCAAACTGCTGGGGATCGTTCTGTTCATGGTTGAAATCGCCTGGTTCATTGCCTTGCCGGTGAAGCGCGAGCTGAACCATTGGTGGCAGCAACGTACACGCATCCCGGGGCGGCGCAAGCAACTGTTCTACCTGGGCCTGGGGTTGGCCGTGCTGGCGCTGGCGATCCCTTGGCACAGCCAGGTGGATGCCGTAGGGGTGGCCCGCGCCGAGCATCAACTGCGGGTCTACACGCCCTACCCAGCGCGCCTGCAAACCCTGCGTGAACAGGGCCCGGTCAAGGCCGGCGAAGTGCTGGCAGTGCTCGACGAACCCGACCTGGACTCACGCCTGCGCAGCAGCGAAGCCACCGCCCGCAGTTATCAGGCACGCCTGTCCGGCCTGCTGGCCGACCCGGCCGGGCTGAGCGTGGACGCGGCCACCCAGCAACGCCTGAGTGTGCAAAACGAAGAGGCGCGTGCCGCACGCAACGAAATCGCCCGGCTTAACCTGCAAGCGCCGTTCGCAGGCACCTGGTTGGACCACGACCAGGACTTGCGCCCCGGCCAGTGGGTCAGTCGCCAGGAGCCCCTGGGCATCCTGATCGACCCCAGCCGTTGGCAGATCGATGCCTATGTGGCGCAGGACCAGGTTCACCACCTGGCCGTCGGCAACCCCGTACTGTTCTATCCCGAGGGGCAGGCCAGCGCCTTGCGCGGCAAGGTCCTGGCCATCGGCAGCACGCGCGCCAGCCAGCTGGCCCACCGCATGCTGTCTTCGCACTTCGGCGGGCCGGTACCAACCGGCTCGCAACCGCTGGTGCCCAACAACGCCATGTTCCAAGTACTGATCGCACTGGACGAGCCTCCTGCAAGCCTGCACGAGATGCGTGGCAGGCTGAAGATCGAAGGGCAGCGGCGCAGCGTACTAGGGGAACTGGGCACCTGGCTGGCGTCGGTAGTGTTGCGCGAAAGCGGCTTCTGA
- a CDS encoding TolC family protein: MPVSTLKSLSTVTALGLLLGACSAFEPKPYSEDEMRQRVIEDQARMYKEQEPVNGPITFYEASARALKYNLDYRLKLLESALASDLRDVSSHEMLPRLVASAGYAGRDNDSGGTSIGIEDRQVSLRPSTSEERYRTLYSLGLSWSLLDFGVAYFRTQQKNDQMLMAEERREKVAQNVLQDVRNAYWRALGAQRLLPEVDGLLMRTHRALTSAREAEGRGLLPRQDILAYQRALLDSVYMLTVRRQDLEFARAELAALMSLPPNTRMVLADTNEQPLPLLNGNMEKLERLSLERRPEIMEEWYRKRVSMNDLKIAKAQLWPNVSFNYGYEYDSNKYLYNSDWNQTGINVSLNLLRLLQYPDITAAEKSQEKTDDMRRTALSMAILTQVRVGLLRYQLARQEVDFADESLRVDQSLLDYARSSRSAALGSELELIRAEGRLLLSRYQREAAYSDAQAAWGRLYNSVGFEVMPKEIEQHDVKTLAREIQRTVEQQSQENLISAAK, translated from the coding sequence ATGCCCGTATCGACATTGAAAAGCCTGAGCACCGTCACAGCCCTCGGCCTGCTGCTCGGCGCCTGCTCGGCCTTCGAGCCCAAGCCCTACAGTGAAGACGAAATGCGTCAGCGGGTCATCGAGGACCAGGCGCGCATGTACAAGGAACAGGAACCGGTCAACGGGCCGATTACCTTCTACGAAGCGTCGGCGCGGGCCCTGAAATACAACCTCGACTATCGCCTGAAACTGCTGGAGAGCGCCCTGGCCTCGGACCTGCGCGATGTTTCCAGCCACGAGATGCTGCCGCGCCTGGTGGCCTCCGCCGGCTACGCCGGGCGCGACAACGATTCCGGCGGCACCTCGATCGGCATCGAAGACCGCCAGGTCAGCTTGCGCCCGTCCACCTCCGAGGAGCGCTACCGCACGCTTTACAGCCTCGGCCTGTCATGGAGCCTGCTGGACTTCGGTGTTGCCTACTTCCGCACCCAGCAAAAGAACGACCAGATGCTGATGGCCGAGGAACGCCGGGAAAAGGTGGCGCAAAACGTCCTGCAGGACGTGCGCAACGCCTATTGGCGTGCCCTCGGTGCGCAACGCCTGCTGCCGGAAGTGGACGGCCTGCTGATGCGTACCCACCGTGCCCTGACCTCTGCCCGTGAAGCCGAGGGCCGTGGCCTGCTGCCGCGCCAGGACATCCTCGCCTACCAACGCGCCCTGCTCGACTCGGTGTACATGCTCACCGTGCGCCGCCAGGACCTGGAGTTCGCCCGCGCCGAACTGGCCGCGCTGATGTCGCTGCCGCCGAACACCCGCATGGTGCTGGCCGACACCAACGAGCAGCCGCTGCCACTGCTCAACGGCAACATGGAAAAACTCGAACGCCTGTCGTTGGAGCGCCGCCCGGAAATCATGGAAGAGTGGTACCGCAAGCGCGTGAGCATGAACGACCTGAAGATCGCCAAGGCCCAGTTGTGGCCCAACGTGAGCTTCAACTACGGCTACGAGTACGACTCCAACAAGTACCTGTACAACAGCGACTGGAACCAGACCGGCATCAATGTCTCGCTGAACCTGCTGCGCCTGCTGCAATACCCCGACATCACCGCTGCGGAAAAAAGCCAGGAAAAGACCGACGACATGCGCCGCACGGCGTTGTCCATGGCCATCCTCACCCAGGTCCGCGTGGGCCTGCTGCGCTACCAGCTGGCCCGCCAGGAAGTGGACTTCGCCGACGAAAGCCTGCGCGTCGATCAAAGCCTGCTGGACTACGCCCGTTCCTCGCGCAGCGCCGCATTGGGTAGCGAGCTGGAACTGATCCGCGCCGAAGGCCGCCTGCTGCTGTCACGCTACCAGCGCGAGGCGGCCTACTCCGATGCACAGGCCGCCTGGGGGCGGTTGTACAACTCGGTTGGCTTTGAAGTGATGCCCAAGGAAATCGAGCAGCATGATGTGAAGACCTTGGCGCGGGAGATCCAGCGAACGGTCGAGCAGCAGAGCCAGGAAAACCTGATATCCGCTGCAAAGTGA